One Coleofasciculus chthonoplastes PCC 7420 genomic window, NNNNNNNNNNNNNNNNNNNNNNNNNNNNNNNNNNNNNNNNAATTGGGGTCAGTGGTACTCCCTAAGATTGACTCAACATTGGTCACATTGTTCTCAGTTTTCAAGAATTCGATCATATCCAGCATCTCCGGCTGAATATCCACCGCCAGCACCTTACCCTGAGGAACACGAGGACTGATCCGAAAGCTAAAATAACCTGTACCTGCACCAATATCTGCCACAATATCCGTGGGTTTCAGGTTCAAGGCTTCAATCACCTGCTGTGGCTGTTCTTTCGTCTGACGGCTGGGGCGTTCTAACCAGAGGGCTTCGGTGTGTCCCATGACTTTGGCAATCTCTCGACCCATATAAAATTT contains:
- a CDS encoding class I SAM-dependent methyltransferase, with the protein product MNNYRLSRFKIIIIASVLLFGLILSGWRITLPTTAAESDTIYHERLVHSADGIGKFYMGREIAKVMGHTEALWLERPSRQTKEQPQQVIEALNLKPTDIVADIGAGTGYFSFRISPRVPQGKVLAVDIQPEMLDMIEFLKTENNVTNVESILGSTTDPN